A genomic segment from Aegilops tauschii subsp. strangulata cultivar AL8/78 chromosome 1, Aet v6.0, whole genome shotgun sequence encodes:
- the LOC109744571 gene encoding protein NRT1/ PTR FAMILY 8.5 isoform X2: MATPRGSDSAPVLSDRVSSADHNHKPFNWKAPAIILAFEFLESIAYAGIALNLVVYLGKVLHGTTASNAANVDTWNGTTFLTPVLGAFLADTYWGKYKTVAISIIFYLTGLLIITASAIIPSLQPAACEGTSCPPATGFQNFVFFTALYLVSVGTGGVKSALLPLGADQYDDSNLEQSKKKQAFFSWFFIAINLGVFISGTVVVWIQQNVAWSLGFGISSICLIIATVAFLAGTPIYRVQLPTGSPLKSLVAVFVASFKKRKVEVPADSSILFDGNDADLTNEAPNKLAHTEGFRCLDKAAVVLGDQEIKESLSGRPWMLCTVTQVEEVKILVRMLPIWFTSVFYAASMCQTATTFIQQGNKMNTKIGSFSVPPASMNSASVVFMMIFVVIQDTIVIPVARRYTGNVAGLTQLQRMGVGRFLAVPAVAAAALVEMWRLRSVAAGHNLSIAWQLPQFMLIACSDVFCGIAQLEFFYSEAPMSMRSLCSAFSFLAMSLGYYLNSMIISAIAALSKSGGGQGWLPADLNDGHLDYYFWLWAGIGAVNFVVYTAFAKNYTVKKVELR, translated from the exons ATGGCCACGCCACGGGGTTCAGATTCAGCACCGGTTTTGTCAGATAGG GTCTCGTCAGCAGATCACAACCACAAACCCTTCAACTGGAAGGCTCCTGCTATTATCTTGG CGTTTGAGTTCTTGGAGAGCATTGCCTACGCTGGTATTGCCCTCAACTTGGTAGTATATCTTGGGAAGGTCCTTCATGGAACTACGGCTTCAAATGCCGCGAATGTCGATACATGGAACGGCACCACGTTCCTCACGCCCGTCCTCGGAGCATTTCTTGCTGATACATACTGGGGGAAGTACAAGACCGTGGCCATCTCCATAATATTCTATCTTACT GGGTTGCTCATCATAACTGCTTCGGCGATCATTCCATCTTTACAACCCGCCGCATGTGAAGGAACTTCATGCCCTCCTGCCACAGGGTTTCAGAATTTTGTCTTCTTTACTGCACTATACCTTGTCTCGGTTGGGACTGGAGGGGTTAAATCAGCTTTGCTCCCACTTGGAGCTGATCAGTATGATGATTCAAACCTTGAACAGAGTAAAAAGAAGCAGGCTTTCTTTAGCTGGTTCTTCATTGCCATTAACCTTGGCGTCTTCATCTCGGGGACAGTTGTTGTATGGATACAGCAAAATGTTGCTTGGTCTCTTGGATTTGGCATCTCATCGATATGCCTCATTATCGCCACAGTTGCCTTCTTGGCAGGAACACCAATCTACAGGGTTCAACTTCCTACTGGAAGCCCACTTAAAAGTCTTGTAGCGGTGTTTGTTGCATCATTTAAAAAGAGAAAAGTGGAGGTTCCTGCTGATAGCTCAATATTGTTTGATGGAAATGATGCTGACTTAACCAATGAAGCACCAAACAAATTGGCACATACTGAAGGATTCAG GTGCTTAGATAAGGCTGCTGTAGTCTTAGGGGACCAGGAGATAAAGGAGAGCCTTTCTGGGCGTCCATGGATGCTATGCACTGTAACTCAGGTGGAGGAAGTGAAGATTCTTGTTCGGATGCTTCCAATATGGTTCACCAGCGTGTTCTACGCAGCTTCCATGTGCCAAACAGCCACCACCTTCATCCAACAGGGGAACAAAATGAACACAAAGATTGGATCCTTCTCCGTCCCTCCTGCTTCCATGAACTCTGCCTCGGTGGTCTTCATGATGATCTTTGTCGTGATCCAGGACACCATTGTGATCCCAGTAGCCAGACGATACACCGGAAACGTCGCCGGGCTCACGCAGCTGCAGCGGATGGGCGTCGGCCGGTTCCTAGCGGTCCCTGCGGTGGCCGCGGCCGCGCTGGTTGAAATGTGGAGGCTGCGCAGCGTCGCGGCCGGCCACAACCTGAGCATAGCATGGCAGCTCCCCCAGTTCATGCTCATCGCCTGCTCCGACGTGTTCTGCGGCATAGCTCAGCTCGAGTTCTTCTACTCGGAGGCCCCCATGTCGATGCGGAGCCTGTGCTCGGCATTCTCGTTCCTTGCAATGTCGCTTGGTTACTACCTGAACTCGATGATCATCTCGGCCATCGCTGCTCTGTCGAAGAGCGGGGGCGGGCAGGGCTGGCTTCCCGCCGACTTGAACGACGGGCATCTCGACTACTACTTCTGGCTGTGGGCGGGGATCGGCGCGGTGAACTTTGTTGTGTACACGGCGTTCGCGAAGAATTATACGGTGAAGAAAGTCGAGCTCCGGTGA
- the LOC109744571 gene encoding protein NRT1/ PTR FAMILY 8.3 isoform X1 has protein sequence MASSAGNGKEMAALESGHASSSSSSSSSPAAAAKMTAVAGKPRPFTWTGPAIVMGFELLESIAFSGVALNLVIYLGTVLHGTTAFNAAHVDTWNGTTFIVPVLGAFLADSCWGKYNTIVVSLLFYLAGLVLLTLSAAISPFRPSSCQGLSCPPASRTQFSVFFAALYLTSIGTGGVKSALLPFGAEQYDDSSPEESRRKQSFFTWFFGAINLGIFVAGTLVSWLQQNVSWALGFGVSALCLLLAAAGFLAGTPWYRVQLPAGSPLRDILRVVVASVKKRKTRLPAAAGQGDLGLHEVAEDDDLQKLAHTKGLRCLDKAAAKGGDGHEGPWNLCTVSEVEAVKILARMVPIWVTCVLYAASLGQMTTTFIQQGMTMDNKLLGRVKVPVASMVSIEVVFMLLWVLLHDAVIMPLARRWAQAGSAGLSQLQRMGVGRVLVVLAMATAALVESRRLRVAGAGRKMGIAWQVPQFVLVAGSDVFCGIAQLEFFYGEAPASMRSICSAFSFLALSLGFYVNSVVVTAVAALRPGWLAANLNEGHLDYYFWLWAVISAGNLLLYLLLAARYTPKQVLRHSP, from the exons ATGGCGTCCTCTGCTGGTAATGGCAAGGAGATGGCCGCGCTCGAGTCCGGCCacgcgtcctcctcctcctcctcctcctcctcgccggccgcTGCTGCGAAGATGACGGCGGTGGCGGGGAAACCGCGCCCCTTCACCTGGACAGGGCCTGCCATTGTTATGG GCTTCGAGTTGCTGGAGAGCATCGCCTTCTCCGGCGTTGCACTGAACCTGGTCATCTACCTGGGCACCGTGCTCCATGGCACCACCGCCTTCAACGCCGCCCACGTCGACACCTGGAACGGGACCACCTTCATCGTCCCCGTCctcggcgccttcctcgccgacAGCTGCTGGGGCAAGTACAACACCATCGTCGTCTCGCTCCTCTTCTACCTCGCC GGCCTCGTGCTGCTCACCCTGTCCGCGGCGATCTCGCCCTTCCGGCCGTCGTCGTGCCAGGGGCTCTCGTGCCCGCCGGCCTCACGGACCCAGTTCTCGGTCTTCTTCGCGGCGCTGTACCTGACCTCCATCGGCACGGGGGGCGTCAAGTCGGCGCTCCTGCCGTTCGGGGCGGAGCAGTACGACGACAGCAGCCCGGAGGAGAGTCGGAGGAAGCAGTCCTTCTTCACCTGGTTCTTCGGCGCCATCAACCTCGGCATCTTCGTCGCCGGGACGCTCGTGTCGTGGCTGCAGCAGAACGTGTCCTGGGCGCTCGGCTTCGGCGTCTCCGCGCTCTGCCTCCTCCTGGCGGCGGCGGGCTTCCTGGCCGGCACGCCCTGGTACAGGGTGCAGCTCCCCGCCGGTAGCCCGCTCAGGGACATACTCAGGGTGGTGGTGGCGTCCGTCAAGAAGAGGAAGACCAGGCTGCCTGCAGCCGCGGGTCAAGGTGACCTTGGCCTGCACGAGGTGGCGGAAGACGACGACCTGCAGAAGCTGGCGCACACCAAAGGGCTCAGGTGTCTGGACAAGGCCGCGGCGAAGGGCGGCGACGGCCACGAAGGCCCGTGGAATCTGTGCACGGTGAGCGAGGTGGAGGCCGTCAAGATCCTGGCGCGCATGGTGCCCATCTGGGTGACGTGCGTGCTGTACGCGGCGTCCCTGGGGCAGATGACCACCACCTTCATCCAGCAGGGGATGACCATGGACAACAAGTTGCTCGGGAGGGTGAAGGTGCCGGTGGCGTCGATGGTGTCGATCGAGGTGGTGTTCATGCTGCTCTGGGTGCTTCTGCACGACGCCGTCATCATGCCGCTCGCGCGGAGGTGGGCCCAAGCCGGGAGCGCCGGGCTGTCCCAGCTGCAGCGGATGGGCGTGGGGAGGGTCCTGGTGGTTCTGGCCATGGCGACGGCGGCGCTGGTGGAGAGCCGCCGGCTGCGCGTGGCCGGCGCGGGCAGGAAGATGGGCATCGCGTGGCAGGTGCCGCAGTTCGTGCTGGTGGCCGGGTCGGACGTGTTCTGCGGGATCGCGCAGCTGGAGTTCTTCTACGGGGAGGCGCCGGCGTCGATGCGCAGCATCTGCTCCGCCTTCTCCTTCCTCGCGCTGTCGCTGGGATTCTACGTCAACTCGGTGGTGGTGACCGCGGTGGCGGCGTTGAGGCCCGGGTGGCTGGCGGCCAACCTCAACGAGGGGCACCTGGACTACTACTTCTGGCTGTGGGCCGTCATCAGCGCCGGCAACCTGCTGCTCTACCTGCTGCTTGCCGCCCGGTACACGCCCAAGCAAGTCCTCCGCCACTCGCCATAG
- the LOC109744571 gene encoding uncharacterized protein isoform X3 produces MDAEAGEAPLLSHQHNPNQVSSADHNHKPFNWKAPAIILAFEFLESIAYAGIALNLVVYLGKVLHGTTASNAANVDTWNGTTFLTPVLGAFLADTYWGKYKTVAISIIFYLTGLLIITASAIIPSLQPAACEGTSCPPATGFQNFVFFTALYLVSVGTGGVKSALLPLGADQYDDSNLEQSKKKQAFFSWFFIAINLGVFISGTVVVWIQQNVAWSLGFGISSICLIIATVAFLAGTPIYRVQLPTGSPLKSLVAVFVASFKKRKVEVPADSSILFDGNDADLTNEAPNKLAHTEGFRCLDKAAVVLGDQEIKESLSGRPWMLCTVTQVEEVKILVRMLPIWFTSVFYAASMCQTATTFIQQGNKMNTKIGSFSVPPASMNSASVVFMMIFVVIQDTIVIPVARRYTGNVAGLTQLQRMGVGRFLAVPAVAAAALVEMWRLRSVAAGHNLSIAWQLPQFMLIACSDVFCGIAQLEFFYSEAPMSMRSLCSAFSFLAMSLGYYLNSMIISAIAALSKSGGGQGWLPADLNDGHLDYYFWLWAGIGAVNFVVYTAFAKNYTMASSAGNGKEMAALESGHASSSSSSSSSPAAAAKMTAVAGKPRPFTWTGPAIVMGFELLESIAFSGVALNLVIYLGTVLHGTTAFNAAHVDTWNGTTFIVPVLGAFLADSCWGKYNTIVVSLLFYLAGLVLLTLSAAISPFRPSSCQGLSCPPASRTQFSVFFAALYLTSIGTGGVKSALLPFGAEQYDDSSPEESRRKQSFFTWFFGAINLGIFVAGTLVSWLQQNVSWALGFGVSALCLLLAAAGFLAGTPWYRVQLPAGSPLRDILRVVVASVKKRKTRLPAAAGQGDLGLHEVAEDDDLQKLAHTKGLRCLDKAAAKGGDGHEGPWNLCTVSEVEAVKILARMVPIWVTCVLYAASLGQMTTTFIQQGMTMDNKLLGRVKVPVASMVSIEVVFMLLWVLLHDAVIMPLARRWAQAGSAGLSQLQRMGVGRVLVVLAMATAALVESRRLRVAGAGRKMGIAWQVPQFVLVAGSDVFCGIAQLEFFYGEAPASMRSICSAFSFLALSLGFYVNSVVVTAVAALRPGWLAANLNEGHLDYYFWLWAVISAGNLLLYLLLAARYTPKQVLRHSP; encoded by the exons ATGGACGCGGAGGccggagaggcgcccctcctctcCCACCAGCACAACCCCAACCAG GTCTCGTCAGCAGATCACAACCACAAACCCTTCAACTGGAAGGCTCCTGCTATTATCTTGG CGTTTGAGTTCTTGGAGAGCATTGCCTACGCTGGTATTGCCCTCAACTTGGTAGTATATCTTGGGAAGGTCCTTCATGGAACTACGGCTTCAAATGCCGCGAATGTCGATACATGGAACGGCACCACGTTCCTCACGCCCGTCCTCGGAGCATTTCTTGCTGATACATACTGGGGGAAGTACAAGACCGTGGCCATCTCCATAATATTCTATCTTACT GGGTTGCTCATCATAACTGCTTCGGCGATCATTCCATCTTTACAACCCGCCGCATGTGAAGGAACTTCATGCCCTCCTGCCACAGGGTTTCAGAATTTTGTCTTCTTTACTGCACTATACCTTGTCTCGGTTGGGACTGGAGGGGTTAAATCAGCTTTGCTCCCACTTGGAGCTGATCAGTATGATGATTCAAACCTTGAACAGAGTAAAAAGAAGCAGGCTTTCTTTAGCTGGTTCTTCATTGCCATTAACCTTGGCGTCTTCATCTCGGGGACAGTTGTTGTATGGATACAGCAAAATGTTGCTTGGTCTCTTGGATTTGGCATCTCATCGATATGCCTCATTATCGCCACAGTTGCCTTCTTGGCAGGAACACCAATCTACAGGGTTCAACTTCCTACTGGAAGCCCACTTAAAAGTCTTGTAGCGGTGTTTGTTGCATCATTTAAAAAGAGAAAAGTGGAGGTTCCTGCTGATAGCTCAATATTGTTTGATGGAAATGATGCTGACTTAACCAATGAAGCACCAAACAAATTGGCACATACTGAAGGATTCAG GTGCTTAGATAAGGCTGCTGTAGTCTTAGGGGACCAGGAGATAAAGGAGAGCCTTTCTGGGCGTCCATGGATGCTATGCACTGTAACTCAGGTGGAGGAAGTGAAGATTCTTGTTCGGATGCTTCCAATATGGTTCACCAGCGTGTTCTACGCAGCTTCCATGTGCCAAACAGCCACCACCTTCATCCAACAGGGGAACAAAATGAACACAAAGATTGGATCCTTCTCCGTCCCTCCTGCTTCCATGAACTCTGCCTCGGTGGTCTTCATGATGATCTTTGTCGTGATCCAGGACACCATTGTGATCCCAGTAGCCAGACGATACACCGGAAACGTCGCCGGGCTCACGCAGCTGCAGCGGATGGGCGTCGGCCGGTTCCTAGCGGTCCCTGCGGTGGCCGCGGCCGCGCTGGTTGAAATGTGGAGGCTGCGCAGCGTCGCGGCCGGCCACAACCTGAGCATAGCATGGCAGCTCCCCCAGTTCATGCTCATCGCCTGCTCCGACGTGTTCTGCGGCATAGCTCAGCTCGAGTTCTTCTACTCGGAGGCCCCCATGTCGATGCGGAGCCTGTGCTCGGCATTCTCGTTCCTTGCAATGTCGCTTGGTTACTACCTGAACTCGATGATCATCTCGGCCATCGCTGCTCTGTCGAAGAGCGGGGGCGGGCAGGGCTGGCTTCCCGCCGACTTGAACGACGGGCATCTCGACTACTACTTCTGGCTGTGGGCGGGGATCGGCGCGGTGAACTTTGTTGTGTACACGGCGTTCGCGAAGAATTATACG ATGGCGTCCTCTGCTGGTAATGGCAAGGAGATGGCCGCGCTCGAGTCCGGCCacgcgtcctcctcctcctcctcctcctcctcgccggccgcTGCTGCGAAGATGACGGCGGTGGCGGGGAAACCGCGCCCCTTCACCTGGACAGGGCCTGCCATTGTTATGG GCTTCGAGTTGCTGGAGAGCATCGCCTTCTCCGGCGTTGCACTGAACCTGGTCATCTACCTGGGCACCGTGCTCCATGGCACCACCGCCTTCAACGCCGCCCACGTCGACACCTGGAACGGGACCACCTTCATCGTCCCCGTCctcggcgccttcctcgccgacAGCTGCTGGGGCAAGTACAACACCATCGTCGTCTCGCTCCTCTTCTACCTCGCC GGCCTCGTGCTGCTCACCCTGTCCGCGGCGATCTCGCCCTTCCGGCCGTCGTCGTGCCAGGGGCTCTCGTGCCCGCCGGCCTCACGGACCCAGTTCTCGGTCTTCTTCGCGGCGCTGTACCTGACCTCCATCGGCACGGGGGGCGTCAAGTCGGCGCTCCTGCCGTTCGGGGCGGAGCAGTACGACGACAGCAGCCCGGAGGAGAGTCGGAGGAAGCAGTCCTTCTTCACCTGGTTCTTCGGCGCCATCAACCTCGGCATCTTCGTCGCCGGGACGCTCGTGTCGTGGCTGCAGCAGAACGTGTCCTGGGCGCTCGGCTTCGGCGTCTCCGCGCTCTGCCTCCTCCTGGCGGCGGCGGGCTTCCTGGCCGGCACGCCCTGGTACAGGGTGCAGCTCCCCGCCGGTAGCCCGCTCAGGGACATACTCAGGGTGGTGGTGGCGTCCGTCAAGAAGAGGAAGACCAGGCTGCCTGCAGCCGCGGGTCAAGGTGACCTTGGCCTGCACGAGGTGGCGGAAGACGACGACCTGCAGAAGCTGGCGCACACCAAAGGGCTCAGGTGTCTGGACAAGGCCGCGGCGAAGGGCGGCGACGGCCACGAAGGCCCGTGGAATCTGTGCACGGTGAGCGAGGTGGAGGCCGTCAAGATCCTGGCGCGCATGGTGCCCATCTGGGTGACGTGCGTGCTGTACGCGGCGTCCCTGGGGCAGATGACCACCACCTTCATCCAGCAGGGGATGACCATGGACAACAAGTTGCTCGGGAGGGTGAAGGTGCCGGTGGCGTCGATGGTGTCGATCGAGGTGGTGTTCATGCTGCTCTGGGTGCTTCTGCACGACGCCGTCATCATGCCGCTCGCGCGGAGGTGGGCCCAAGCCGGGAGCGCCGGGCTGTCCCAGCTGCAGCGGATGGGCGTGGGGAGGGTCCTGGTGGTTCTGGCCATGGCGACGGCGGCGCTGGTGGAGAGCCGCCGGCTGCGCGTGGCCGGCGCGGGCAGGAAGATGGGCATCGCGTGGCAGGTGCCGCAGTTCGTGCTGGTGGCCGGGTCGGACGTGTTCTGCGGGATCGCGCAGCTGGAGTTCTTCTACGGGGAGGCGCCGGCGTCGATGCGCAGCATCTGCTCCGCCTTCTCCTTCCTCGCGCTGTCGCTGGGATTCTACGTCAACTCGGTGGTGGTGACCGCGGTGGCGGCGTTGAGGCCCGGGTGGCTGGCGGCCAACCTCAACGAGGGGCACCTGGACTACTACTTCTGGCTGTGGGCCGTCATCAGCGCCGGCAACCTGCTGCTCTACCTGCTGCTTGCCGCCCGGTACACGCCCAAGCAAGTCCTCCGCCACTCGCCATAG